In Fragaria vesca subsp. vesca linkage group LG1, FraVesHawaii_1.0, whole genome shotgun sequence, the sequence ATTAAACTTAGTTATTGGTCTAATTCATGGGTATATATATACCTAATGTTAAGAAGTTTATATTAAGATGAATAATTCATCATGATCACCTCATTATCCTATGATGAATGTAATTCGGATTAATTAGCAAGTTGATGTACAGATATTCACGCATCATTAAGAACTTTTTGTAGACCATAGCTACAAGCATCCCTATAGAGCTTTAGCTAATATTGTCAATTAGCATGCACCAACTTCGGCACTTTGGTGGACAAGAAAACTATACATCAATAATGACATGTTTGGTTTGCATAGAAAAAAAAAAAAAAAAGAGCCTTATCTTTCATCCATCACAAGCGATTAAGAGAGGAATATATATGAGTTATATTATATAGTCGTTGAAATGGTGGTTGTTGTACGATTAACATCAAGGCATATATGTATTTGCTTAATTCCTTTCACCCTCTTCGCTATAAGTCTATAATACCAAACAATTAAGCACATACTGTAGCTAGGTACAGCATCTTAACCTTTAATAATGGTTAGAACAATCTGAATCGGAGACGCAAGAAGAAAGGTGTAGAGGAATGTTGAGGGGAAAGAAAGAAATTAAAGAGTCAATCAGCATAAGAATAAAATGGTTGGGACTTGGGAATATAGCTGAGCTAAAACTGCTCGATGATCACCTGCCTTTATAATCCTCGTGCACATGGAGGGGTCTTCCATTGCAGCCGTTTCTGGGTATTTCTTTATATGAATATGGCCTGCAAGAGGTTGAAGATGAATCAATATTTAAACCTATCAATCTACTTTTTCCTATTAATTTAGATATTGTTACGACTGGCTGTCTTTCTTGCTTAGCTAATTCCTAGCTATATATATACTGTTTGCTTTGAGCGTACAAGGAAGTGAAGGAACTTAATTACATCCTTTTGCTAGGATTATGCTGGGATTCTTGTGCCCCCTTCCATATATAAATGGCATGTTTATTAACCTGGAATGGAATTGAGAGTGGTGTAATTGATTCCGGAATGGGTGAATTTCGGCGTTCACTAACATGTCAAGGTATTAGAATAGATGTGGGTCACACTTGCTTATCAGGAATCAATTCCTGATAAAACCCCTTATTCGATACCCAAGGGAGGAGATGGGTATCAGAATCAAGGTAATGGAATCAATTTTTTCTTCCCAAAATATCCTCACATAATTATAATATTTCTAAATTACTCAACCCTAAAAATATATATTGTATTTTAAGGGTATTTTAAATTCATTTTGTGTAGGGGTATTTTAGTAATCAAACTAGTTTTAATTCCGATTTCATATGATAAGTAAACAACACCAATCGTAATTAGTTTCATTCCTGTTTTGATTCCTTATGATAAGTAAACATTAAAATGATATGAAATATTCTCATACCGATTCTTATTGATACCGATTGTTTTTTATACCGATTCATGATAATTTTCATTTCAAGTTAGTAAACGTGCCCAATGTTTGCATAACTATTAAGAAACTATATCAATATCTTATCGATCTGCAAAAAAGTATTTTGTATTGTAATTATTTTGATAAATTCATTAATTTATAAGAAAACTTTGATAACATATTCAGTAAAATGTTGTTTGACATGTGGACAATGATAAAATTCGAACAACTTCTATCTCGAAAAGAATCAGTTCTTTTTTAACTCAATCAAGAGCAATTATATAAGAACATATACTTTGTTTGGCTTGAGTTTTACATTATGTAAACCTAAAAATACATATACATATCAGTACAGGTGGTCGAGTTGATAATTTGAAGCCTTCAGGTGCTTAACTACCAACTAAGATACAAATTATCAACTAAGATACAAACCTGCATACCCGGATTCTAATATCGCCTTCGCTCGGAGTTATACTTCAGTCTAAACTTAAACAGATACACTGTCACTGGTGTGTAGGATATTTGCTCATCAGTCAGGTTCATTTAAGCACGACAATCGCTAAATATAACTATACGCAAAAGGGCAGCCTTGTTTGGTGACTGTATTACCAGTTTACCACGACAATCGCTTTCATTTGCGACTTTGATTACTTTAAGCAATTCCTGCTTGATTCTAGGGTTGATTAGCTAATTTATCAACTTAGAGGGCAGCTTCAAAGAACAATACTGTAATTTATCTCTTATTAGCCATCACTCTGCTTATTACGCCACGTACTTACATTAACGTCTTAATTAATAAGACACGTAGTGGCATCATAGAACTTTTACTAGATAGTCTTGTACCTCATAGGCTCATACAAGTTCAATTAGTCTTAGATTATGTTCTATTGTAGTTGAGGAATATAATACAGCCCTACAAGTTCAATAGGCTCCTACTGCCAATGAAAACAATACAGCCCTAATTCTTATGACCGGTTACAAAGAAAATATATATAAATATGCAGAAATCAGAACCAATAACCAAAGATAACTATTTACATATAGCTCATTTTATGTGAAGAAATATACAACATTTATATATCCACAGAATTTTCCTTTAGTATTGTTACAAAGTAACTCATAAGAGTTTGGATACAATGGAGTTCATTGAAAATTAAACAAGATAATTCACTAACAGATTTAAAGGAACCAAACACAACCCTTTTTTCTTTAAGTCTGTATTTTGACCATTTTTCCCTGAACAATCACTACTGTTTTCATCTGCCTGCTTCATTTCTGCAAAATGCTCTTTACCCTACAAAATCAACAGGAATAATACCAAACAAAGGGAATTAATCTGCTAACCAATTACCAATATAAATGATAAATTAAAAGAGGGAATAATTTATTTTACAAGCTAAAAAGAACAATTAATAATTGAAGAATTAAGAACAAGAAAAGAATATACCAAAGAATTAATGTTGATACGATGATCTTCTATCTTTCTGGGATTCATATGATCAACTGGTCTGAAATCACCAATCTACATATTGATAAACGGCAACAACAGTCAATTAATTCCTAGAAACATGTATAAGATTATATATAAAGGGAATTCACAAGAAAATTGATATATACTTCATCGATCGATCATCAGACCTTGGGACTATTAACAGGAGAACTAGCAGTATCCTCCAAATCATGATCCCCAATCTTCTTGGTTCTTGTTTTCTTCAATTTTTTCGGCACGCTGTTGTTATGCGAGACTCTCCATGCGGCACCAGAAGAAGCATCAGAAACCAAAGAAGAGCAGAAACTAGCCTGTTCTTGTCTATTATTGTTCGAGAAATCTTCGAAGTACTTAGTCCAACCACTCTCTTCCTCCTCATTGCAGGAGAACGTCGCTGCTGTTTCATTAGAAGGAACAGCTCTGATCATAGACGATGAACCAAAAGACCTATCCATCGTATCAATCTTATCAAAAAAACTAACCAGAAGAAACTCAAATAAAAAAGAGATAAGCTCTAGCTAGCTAGATTTGGTCTTGCCCGAGAGAGAGAGAGAGAGAGAGAGAGAGAGAGAGAGAGAGAGAGAGAGAGAGAGGAGGACGGNNNNNNNNNNNNNNNNNNNNGAGAGAGAGAGAGGGCGGCCTCTTGGTTCTGAGAAGACCTGGGATTTTATAACAGGAAGTGAGAGATGATTAAGGGAATGGAGAAAATGGGGAGCCCATAATGTTATTAGAATCTGATGAGGGTGGGCCAGAAGTTGAGGACGACGTTAAAACCAGAAGTTGCAACATAAAACCAAATGAGGGAGAGAACGTGCAGAAGAGAAAAATACAAAATTATATGAGAGGGGGAAGGAGTACGTTGACCTTTGTGGTTCTGATCGAATGAGATTTTCACACACCAATTATAGGGTAACCTTTTTCCATTGTTACGACTTCTGACTTGGCCTAATTAATATTCCTTCCCAGTTAATGAGGTCAATAGAAAAACCTAACTGAAAACTTGGACTGGCTCTGGCTGGCCCGAGAAATTAAGCTTCCAAGTAGAGACTTTCAAGAGAAAATAATTCATCAGCCCAAGTAGACTTTGGCACTTTGCATTTGCCTAACCATGCTTAACCCTTTTATTTGGTAACTCGTACTTCTTATTGAATTGGGGTTACATTACACAGCAGACTAATGTTTATAGATCAAAGGAAGTTGCGTCTCGAAGACTTACCCAGCATATAGTTCTGTCCTGCTGCATCATTAAGCTTTGCATACCTGCTCGCACAGCTAACATGTCAAAAACTTGAATTCTATAAGATGAATGTGTTTATTAGATTGGATTTTTATGTGACAGAGTGCAAATCAAACTCGATTAGGACTGGACAAATATGCATTCAATTGGTCTGAGTGGTTAAATTTGTCCACAAAAGAGGACCATGCATTGTGATGCATATGTAGGGATATGACCCAGACTTTTCTGTCTTCCTCGATCATAAGTAGAGAATAAATACAAATCACAATACCACGTAAAAAAAACATGTGCTTTTACATATATTATCTGCGATTCTGAGGTATAAGGCGTATAACGTTACCCAAGATAGGATAGGTTTGAATTGGTTGAAATTGAATTGGATCGAGACTTACAAGTTGATATGATAATCGCCTGCATAACAATGAATATGCGTCATCTTGGCTCTCGGCACATATATGCGCATTCATATGCAAATGAAGGATCATTCTGTTTGAGGAAAGAATATAAGAAAACATCAAAGAACAGTACTACTGTAGAACATTAGGAAGATGTTGCAGAAAATGAAAAGTTGTGTTGCTAGGCTTGCATCTGGCGTTTCTAGACGAAGAACGTACACTAAGAGAGACATTATTGCTAAATTAGACACGCCATAATTAAAATTTCAAGGCAAATTATTGCCACCAGCAGGAGGATTTGGCCACATAGTACTGTTGTCATGATCCGCGAAGGGAAACATCATTTCCTCCCTAAACCCCATATGCTGATGATGATCTTGATGTGGCGGTGGTGCTGGCGCATCCATCATGTCCATGAGCCACGAGTTTTGCGGCTTCTGAGTTACCATCTGCATCATTTGTGGTTGCATTGCCTCCATGTTATGCCGCATCTGATCAAAAGCTTGCATGTCCAGGGTTGCATGTTGCATGATGCTGCCCTCATCGCCACTCTTCATCGCCATGTTGTTGTTGCTTCCCTCACTGTTAGTCTTCATCGCCGGCATCCTATTCTCCCTTGTAGCTGGCAACCCTTGTGCTCCTTGCACATGATTAGGGCTCTCCACAGCCTTATTCTTAATGTTCTTCATCCTGAGTTGTATCTCTTTCAGGTGCTGGTCAATGACCCAGTTGAGGTCAGTTAGGTCTGACATTGTTAATTCCTGGAGAGACTTTCCAGTTAGGCTTTGAAACATGACACGAGCCATCTCCTTTTCCCGATTATCTTTCTTTTGCTTCTTGAGCTGTTCTTGAGACTTGTTGATTCTTTGCCTCAGGAAACTCTCCTGATTTACCATCTTCTTGCTTTGCTCCATTTCGGGCATGGTCTTGAACTGCGCAAGTACGCGATGGGCTCCCAAGAGGGAAGGCCAGACTTCAGGCTGGGAGTCATAGGGGCTGTAGATAATAGCACAAGCATCAATGTCACAAAGGGTGCAGAGTTCACTCACCTTCTTCATAAGACTCATCTTCCTTTTTTTGAATGTCGCTTTTCGAGCACTGTCATTTGTGATGTAGGTAAGTTTCACCTTCTTTCTAGTCATGGCTTGAAAGAAAAGATTAAAATTTGCAAACTAGGAAGAAGGGAATGAAGGAATAGCCTTTCTGGTTTGCTCTTTGCTCTGAAGAGACTTTGCGCTATATAAAGCACAGGCAAGGGGCTACCTAATCAATGTTGCTTGAAATGCTGCAAATTTTCTGACGTTTTCGGTTGGATGTGAGATTTAATGACCGCCAATTGTGATGCTTGAATGAGAGACAAATCCATTTTGATTTTGTTTGAGAATTGAGCATATATATAAATGTCAATTGTGTTGCAATGTGTTTGAGCATGAGACAAAGAGGTCTAAAAGTAGTAATACATGAGTCCGGATTTATTTCCTAATGTGTATGAGAAATGAGGATTTCATATGAATGAATGATAACGAATGCGAGTTAATGCAAAATCTGTGTTGATATTCTTAGCAAAAGAGAAGATTGCCAAGATAGTGGTTTTAATTATATGGAAAGGGATATGTTGATTTTCATTTGTTCATACAATGAAACATATTTGTATCTCAGGCAATCATTGGATGGGAGTTGTGCATGTTCCTATTTTTTTGAATATCATAATAAGGTAAACTTTAAGATTTCAATTATAGTTAATAATATGGTTTTATTTGTCTTTGGTTATATGCTTTGTATCTATGTTTTTTGTAGAGAAAAATCATTGGTACGTTGTATGCAGAATATGTTTGTGATGGAAAGAAAATGTATATCAACTCTAACTGTATAAATAATATGTCAAAGAGTTATGCTAAAACTCTATCAATTGCCAATATATGTGGTACCATATTCGAGTTTATCTCATCTCGTTTTCGTTTTGTTTATAAAATAGTGAATGAATATGTATTCAAGCAACCATACTAGATCAATGACAAAGAACTGAAGTTCCCAACACGTACGACAGACATCTTTCCATACTCTTCACCTAATTCATATCAAGGTTAATGGTGAGCAATGATATGTATTGAGCGAACAGGTTAACCTGAGAGCAATCTGAGAGTGTTGAAGAATCGAATAATTTGAGCACATTATTAATTAAGAGGATTAAAAGACGCCTATTGATTTCAAATGTGAAAAGATGATGATAAAACAGTATGAAAAGACATATCATTATATGCTAAAACAGGTAACTAAGTTACAATGTGCATTATCCTCTCAAAAAATCAATCAGCCATGCATCGATCTCTTTCTCTTTCTTCTGTCAAAATAATGCTGGGAAAAATTGTCAACTGTTCCTATCGGAAATAGGATCCTGCTCCTCCTGGTAGTATTTCATAATTCATGTACATAAGTATTATATAGGGTATCATATAGGAGCAAGGATAAACTTTGATTACTTTTTGCAAAAACGGATTTTTGGTTCTTGAAAACACAAGCGACACTGCATATGGTCGACATGGCGGAGATGACGCCGATGATCATATCCCAACCGCCGGTCCAAAAATACTTGATAGCTAAAAAGAATGCAATTCGATCAACCAAGAAAATATGGAATGCACTTAAATCCGGTTTCATGTCATCCGGCGGAGATAGCCAACTGAGGACCAAGAATCTTACTACAGTATAGAACGTCGTGAAGGCGCCATATATGAGAGCAGAAGTCATGGGGGCGCAAGGGAATTTAAAGTGATGGGGGCGGGTTATTAGCAGAAACCACACTGCAAGGTTCTCAATTATGAGGAGGACAATCTCTAAGTGGATCAGTTTCAACTTCAACGACGCCCTAATTCGTTTCTTCTTCTTCTTCTTCTCAATCTCTTCGTCTCCCATTGTTGCCTGCATGCTGATCGTAACAAATTGCTCGCCGGCAGCCATATACAGAATAGTTCGATGGTTTTGAAGAGNNNNNNNNNNNNNNNNNNNNATAGGCGGAGTCCGATTCCTATAAGAAAAGGACCGCCGCGCCACACACCATCTTAATTTGCTATCTTTTGTCATTTTTCTTGCTAGCTTACAAAATCGATTTTGATATCATCTGAAATAATTAATTAATTATGAGATATAAGGACCGATTACAAATTTGAATGAATAGGTATTCAAGTAACCCTAGCATCACGTATTTTGGCCAATGAGTTTTGCAGTGTAGAAAATAGAAAATGGCTTGTAGGCTTCGGCTTATAGCATTATACCAAATCGGGCTTGGGCTCATGTTTCGTATCCACCCAAACCCGGTAACCCGTTAAACCTTCCTCTCTACCAAGCTTACAAGTTGCAAGTCACAACTGTTCCCAATTCTCAGAGGTGAAGAGAATCACAATACTGGGAAAAGACCAAACCTTTGAGAGTCTTTAGGTAAGTAGCTTGGTATTGATGCAAATTTTGCATACATTACCACCCAATTGACTGTGAATTCACAGAACCAAACTGAGCTTAGTGCCATTGACTGATACCCATTAACGTTCACTGCTTCGAATTTCAGGGTTTTGCAGTTTCAGGAGACGGAAGATGAAAGTCAAGATCTTGCGTATCCTTTCTCACTCTTTTGTTATGTTCATCTGTCTCAGTTATACTATCTTTTTTCTTTTGTTTTACCTTCTGGTTTTAAGTCTTTTGCATTATATCATAGTAGAATGACTCTCTGCTTGATAGTATTGGATTAGTATGAATTGGGTTTATCAAGAATTACTGTAGTTGATTGGCTTGAAAGTTGTACTTCCTAAGTTGTTGGGTTAGAAAACCCAGAAAACCCTGTATGTTCTTGATGGCATTCAAGATCTGAGCTTGAAATGGAATTTGTTAGCCTTACATGTTAGACACCATGTATCTGTGTTTTGTTGGGTTTGAGTATTCTGGTAATATTATGAAAGGCCTATGCTCTAGTATAATCAAGACTGGAACTTGCAATACTTGCTCTAGTATATTATTCATGAGTCTCTAGCATAGATACTTGTATAAATTTATTTTGTTTGAGTAGTGTGATAATAACATGGAAATGCTTGTATGCTTTAGTTTACATGTTGGCTAGTTATCTAGCCTAAACATGATATATCTTTCTTATCTTTCTTGTAATTTGTGAAATGTCAATGCTGCAAGCATTTTAAAGAAAGGGTTTTTTCTTGACCTGCCCTCCTCTTTGTGACTTTCTGCTGGGATTTCAAACAGAGTATGCCCTCTTCATCCCTTTCCCATCTCTTATCTTTGATTCTAAATTTTGGATAGTATGATCAATTTCTGTAGTTTATACCTATCATTGATGTTCTCTTTTGTGAGGTGTGATATATTCATCTTATTCTTGTGTTTTCGTTGTACCTGTAGGTGGCATGCTGTTGCTGCATGGACATGGGATGCACAGGACGAAACATGTGGCATTTGTAGGATGGCATTTGATGGTTGTTGTCCTGACTGTAAGCTCCCTGGGGATGATTGCCCACTAAGTAAGTCACAAACATTATATTCTATCATTTCTTTTAGTTCATCAGATAAGTTCATATAGGAGTTCAGACTTCGCTTTTGAGAAGTGGCTTGAATTTTTCTGTATCCACATATGGTCGTGCCTTTTTTTCAAGTGTAATTGATATGATTACTGTGGTACTTGCAATGATCTGTGCTAGAATTGCTGGTTGTGTTATGGTACAATTTATACAATTGATTATTAACTTACAAGCATCAAGATTTGGGTTTTCTTTCTTTTGTCCTACTAAATACGTAAAATAGGATTCAGATACCTGACATAGTCTATGCTGATGTGTATCAAAATCAGCTACCATGATATGTTTCCAAACAAACTGTGATATCCAATTTTGTGTTTTTCTTTTTGGGGACTAGAATAGTATATTTATGATCATGAAGGCCAACCAAATTGCTTATTAGTTATTACTCTTTTCATGGCCTAAACTATTATTCTCTGTTGAACCTGAACATTGAGGCATTAATGGATTCTAGTTTTAAGATTCAGTAGCAACTTCTAGTTTGGATTCTACTGGACAAAGGCCAGTAGCTCGCTTGATGCAATTATACTGTAGTCTCTAAACTATAGTCTGACATAGGACAAAGAAAGTGAGAAACAGAGTGAGGTTTAGGGTCAGAGAAGAAAGAAAGTTAGAAACTTGAAAAAGAAAAAGAAAAAGAAAAGAAAAAAAAAGAGAGTAGTTTTAGAAGAAAGAAAAGGCGTATGGCTGCTCTAGTTTCAGAGAACATGGGTGATAGAGAGAAATGGAGGAGAGGAGATACCAAGGAATCCAGTCTTCAAAAACACTCAATTTTTATTCATTCCAAGCTGATTCGGCTAACAAGAGATACCCTTAATTATAAGCTTCAGATACATTTGCCTTAGACTCCTAAAATACCAAATTACTTTAATAGTGTCATTGAATAGGCATCGTGTATACCTATTTTCTGACAGGTTCATGTTTTACACTCAAGATGTCTGGTTATGTTTATTTGTTGCAACATTTGTGTTTCTCATTAACTTTAGTCCAAGGTTGATGCTTTCAGTTATGAAGATTTCCTTAAGCTAGCAATGCTCTATGAGCAAGTTTTTTGTGCTGAAGACTCCAAAAGCATATTCCATGTAAAAAATCAAAATCCTTGCATGTGACATTATACATCAGAAACTGTGTGACATGATAACAACATTAGTTCCTATTCTAACCCTTGCCTGGTTGTAAGCCTTCATCAGCTGACTTGCTTAGGCAAAAATGACAGATTTCTTATTGAATGATCTTAAACGGTTTGAGTACTTGAACAATCTGAATAGCTATGTCTTTCATCATGTTCCTTTTGGTAGTAATCTGTACTACCTTCCTTTGGTTTATCTTATTTTGCACTCATAATTGAGATGTACTAAACATTCTGTGAGGTAGTGTTCATCACCTGACTTGGGCCAAATCGACGAGCTCTCCTACTGGAAGACCGTAATTTGTCTGAGTATTCAAAATTTGAAAAAGATCTCATTTCTAGTCAGTTGCAATTTACACTACCTACCTTTAGATTTTCCTGAGCGCATCATCTTTTAGTCCTATGTAGTGGTCAGTGTTGCTACTAGATTGTGACATTTCATTCTGATTGTTTTCCCATTATTTTTAGTTTATCTTGTTCATTATTGTTACAACTTAATCATCTTCATTGCATCCTGATTTGGTATATTTACAGACTTCTTAGGCACATTCTCCCATGTGCCATAGGACATTGTACATACTAAAATTAGATAGACTCTTTATAGCACTAAACTCAAGTTATACTCTTAATAAAACTCAACTTAACTCTTAGAATGATTCTTGACTTTGTTGTTTACTATCTTTTAATGACTTGGATTATTAAACTACCACATGGAGATGCTTTGGACCCAAAACGCCCAAGTTTTGGAGCTGGACCAATGAGTTTAATCTTTGGCTTCCAAAGAGCGTACATCTTTCTTAACCAAGATGTGGCTACTGCATCACTTCTCTCCTCCATTGAACTCAACTTGTTCAAGTATGGAGCTAGACCAATTACAGAGTTATCAGTTTCACTCTGTTTAAGAGAACAAGTGCATGCTATCTACTTGAGTTTTGCAGATGGCTTAACTTTAGTAGGCAGGTGCTTAAACTTATACTCCCATATATCGAGGAATTGTACTGTTACACCATAATAGGATAGATCACCAAAACGGATATGGCAGACTTTCATGGGCACAAATCACATTTCAGTATCAACCAATCCCGCAATATGTCACCAAACAATGTTCATTGAAGAGATTTGTATTATGTACCCATCTCACGTTATATAGATATGGATGTGGTGCAAAGTCAACCCACTCTAGGTGGCATGTTGTTCCTTCATGGACTTTGATTGCACAGGATGACATATGTGGGATTTGTAGGATGACATTTGAAGGTTGGTTTACGCTCCCTGTGGATGATTCCCACTGAGAGACTCTATGGGCGTGAAGCCTTTGTGTAATCTTTTGTCATTTATGTTGGTTCATAGGATGAGTGGCCTTGAAACTTGGCTGTGAGAAGCGACTATATTTTGCCTTACCTGTATGATTTCTACAGGCCTTGTTACTCATTCATTTAACTAATAGCTTCTTACATTGCTCTTTTTGCCTTGTTGTCTGATATTTGTGGTCTACTAAATCTTCTCCGTTTTGTTCATTATAGTGAAACCTACTGTTAATCTGTCATTAACTATTATTTAACTTGCAGTTTGGGGTGCATGCAACCATGCATTTCATCTTCATTGCATCCTGAAATGGGTAAATTCGCAGACTTCTCAAGCTCATTGCCCCATGTGCCGGAGAGAGTGGCAGTTCAAAGGATGAGAGAAAAACTGGAAACTCTTTCAAGGAATTCCTGCCCACCTCTCTCTTTCTTGGTGTGCACAAATTGCCAATGCAGACTTGCAAATGTTGGGTTGTATATCAAACTGAGGGGACTTACATTTTGTGAAATGGTTATGTAAGCTGAGGCAACTCCTCAAGGTTTCAGTTCTAATCATTCCATCCGAGTCGTGTAGTAAACTGCTCTATCATCTATGAAGTATCTCTAACCTCTCAATGGTACCGGCTCTGAATCTACTTTAAATAACTTCCTTTTATCCAATATCAAGGACAGTTGGAACAAAGTGTCCCTTGAAAATAAGCTTTCGTCTGACTTGCTAAATGTAAGACATACTCCGCTATGATAACAATGTCACCAAGAGTGCATACGATTCCTTTGACGAAACACATAGATCTGTCAGAACATCAAAGCACCGTGCTGCAAAATTTGCCAAGGGTTTTCCAGAAACTTTGGAGCCATCAAATCCTAGATTGTCTCAAGGGATCTGTAGCCTTAGAGACAACCTAGGATTTGAACTCTAATTGACTCCATACTTCATCCCAGCCTGAGAAATCGCTGAACTCGTTATCACACATTTCTTCCTTAGCCACAGAGATCAAAAGACATCACGCAACAGAAACAACAAGAGTGCCAGGAGGGGATAGCAATACTCATGCTCGGGTTAAGGTTTTTTTTTTGAGTTCTAGGGTTTGCTCTGAACAATATCATATTAAGACTACATATTCGTGTTTAACACTACATTAATAAGTGATATTCCTCGAATCATATTAAGATATATGGATGAACATATAGGTAGTGAATAGGATATGGGCACATAAATATAGCTCAAATTTTATTATTATTTTTTTTTTTGATCAAATGAAAAATATAGCTCAAATTAAATTTGTAACATAGGACGCCCGGCAGATTGATGATCATATATGAATTTATTTCCCAGGTCCTTAATTATATATACTAGGATTACTAGCTAATATTTGCTTCATGACAAGACCCTTTGAGAAGCATAAGTCGGAG encodes:
- the LOC101296524 gene encoding uncharacterized protein LOC101296524 translates to MDRSFGSSSMIRAVPSNETAATFSCNEEEESGWTKYFEDFSNNNRQEQASFCSSLVSDASSGAAWRVSHNNSVPKKLKKTRTKKIGDHDLEDTASSPVNSPKIGDFRPVDHMNPRKIEDHRININSLGKEHFAEMKQADENSSDCSGKNGQNTDLKKKGLCLVPLNLLVNYLV
- the LOC101296814 gene encoding agamous-like MADS-box protein AGL80-like, whose translation is MTRKKVKLTYITNDSARKATFKKRKMSLMKKVSELCTLCDIDACAIIYSPYDSQPEVWPSLLGAHRVLAQFKTMPEMEQSKKMVNQESFLRQRINKSQEQLKKQKKDNREKEMARVMFQSLTGKSLQELTMSDLTDLNWVIDQHLKEIQLRMKNIKNKAVESPNHVQGAQGLPATRENRMPAMKTNSEGSNNNMAMKSGDEGSIMQHATLDMQAFDQMRHNMEAMQPQMMQMVTQKPQNSWLMDMMDAPAPPPHQDHHQHMGFREEMMFPFADHDNSTMWPNPPAGGNNLP
- the LOC101312572 gene encoding anaphase-promoting complex subunit 11-like isoform 2, whose amino-acid sequence is MKVKILRILSHSFVMWHAVAAWTWDAQDETCGICRMAFDGCCPDCKLPGDDCPLIWGACNHAFHLHCILKWVNSQTSQAHCPMCRREWQFKG
- the LOC101312572 gene encoding anaphase-promoting complex subunit 11-like isoform 1; translated protein: MINFCSLYLSLMFSFVRCDIFILFLCFRCTCRWHAVAAWTWDAQDETCGICRMAFDGCCPDCKLPGDDCPLIWGACNHAFHLHCILKWVNSQTSQAHCPMCRREWQFKG